CAGTATAAAATATGGAGCTTCCGTTGTGACAGTTAATACCAGTAATTCTGCTCAGAGTCTAAAAATTGAGGTTTCCGATAATGGCCAAGGTATGGAGAGTAAAGAATTGAAGAACATTTTTGAAAAATTCTACAGAATACAAGCCAATAATATCCATAACAGTAAAGGACTTGGGCTTGGGCTCTATTTTGTAAAAGAAATTATTACCTCCTATCACGGAAAAGTTGATGTATCCAGTCAACCAGGTGTTGGAAGTACTTTTAAAATAACCATTCCATATGAAAACTAAAATCCTGCTGGCAGAAGATGATTCCGATTTCGGAACCATCCTTAAACAATATCTTGAACTGGAAGATTTTGATATCAGCTGGTATCAGAATCCTGAAGACATTATCCCCTTAATTTCTGCTGATTTTCCTTTTCAGATCGGAATTCTGGATGTGATGATGCCTAATATTGATGGTTTCTCCCTTGCAAAAATGATATTAAAAGAGAAAAATAACTTTCCTCTTTTATTTTTAACCGCAAAGAATCAGAAAATTGATCGTTTAACCGGATTAAAAATAGGGGCAGACGACTATATTTCCAAACCATGCGATCCTGAAGAACTGGTATTGAGAATAAAAAACATTCTGAAAAGAACATCTCCGCCACTTATAGAACCCCAGATTCAAATCGGAGACTACTCTTTAGATACCCAGAAGCTTCTCTTAGCCCATCCTAACGGTAATGTGCGGATGACGGTTCGTGAACAAGAATTACTATTATATCTTTTGAAGCATAACCATTCTACTATCACAAGGAACAATATCCTGGATAACCTATGGGAAACCAATGATTATTTTACAGGAAGAAGCCTTGATGTATTTATCAGTAGGTTACGAAAGTATTTCAGCAATGACCCGAACGTAAAAATCCAATCCCTGAGAGGAATTGGATTTGAAATTGATTTTCCAACCCGCTAATTTTTTAAAAAGAAAGTTTCACGATAACCGGAAAATGATCCGATGGATAAAGAAGGTTCTCTCTTCTGTCATTGATGTGACGGTGAGATCTTATCTTAAAGTCTTTTGTAAAAATATAATCGATTCTGTCTTTAGGTACTTCATTTACATTAAAAGCGGTAAAGGTTCCTGCAGGTCCATAATGTTTCGTTTCAGAATGATAAAAAGTATCCTCCATATTTTGGGAAAGAATTTTAACAGGCTCCGTATCATCTGTAAGATTAAAATCTCCACTCACCGTTACCGGCAAATTCTTTGGATTAAGCTCCTTGATCTTTTTCAAAATCAATTCTGAAGACTTTACTCTGGCTACATTTCCAATATGATCGAAGTGAAGATTCATCGCAAGGAATTCTTTTTTCGATTTTTTATCCTTAAAAACAGCATAGGTACAAATTCTGTTCAATGCAGCATCCCAGCCTTTTGAAGGTTTCTCAGGAGTTTCAGACAACCAGAACGTCCCTGATTTTATCACATCCAGTCTTTGGGTATCATAAAAAATAGCAGAAAACTCTCCTTTTTCTTTACCAT
This Chryseobacterium sp. G0162 DNA region includes the following protein-coding sequences:
- a CDS encoding response regulator transcription factor → MKTKILLAEDDSDFGTILKQYLELEDFDISWYQNPEDIIPLISADFPFQIGILDVMMPNIDGFSLAKMILKEKNNFPLLFLTAKNQKIDRLTGLKIGADDYISKPCDPEELVLRIKNILKRTSPPLIEPQIQIGDYSLDTQKLLLAHPNGNVRMTVREQELLLYLLKHNHSTITRNNILDNLWETNDYFTGRSLDVFISRLRKYFSNDPNVKIQSLRGIGFEIDFPTR
- a CDS encoding endonuclease/exonuclease/phosphatase family protein encodes the protein MNFRFSMILLMLFALGFSQDLTVMSFNIRLNVASDKENAWPERKQDVTDLLTYYHPDYFGVQEALPEQMKDIKNGLKNYDYIGVGRDDGKEKGEFSAIFYDTQRLDVIKSGTFWLSETPEKPSKGWDAALNRICTYAVFKDKKSKKEFLAMNLHFDHIGNVARVKSSELILKKIKELNPKNLPVTVSGDFNLTDDTEPVKILSQNMEDTFYHSETKHYGPAGTFTAFNVNEVPKDRIDYIFTKDFKIRSHRHINDRRENLLYPSDHFPVIVKLSF